The following is a genomic window from Sporosarcina jeotgali.
CTTTTTTCACTTTGTACGTAGACGCTGCTGCTGAACTCTCATGTGTACCGCTGACCATTAGTGCCGTAGCTAAGATAAACGTAAAAATTAGTTTCTTCAAAAGCTCCGCTCCCTTGTTTTTAAGTCTGTGTATAGGTTAACAGCCCAATATTACAAAAAGATTACAGCTAACCACCATTCCCGTTACAAATAAAAGATGATTATTACAGTCGTCGGAAAGATTACTCTCAAGTTGTTCACTCCAGCAGGAAAGTAATGTATAGTAGAAATAGAAAGTCAGATCAGGACGGTGAACGAAATGCCAATACCTCAAAATCATACAAAACCTGCACGTCAAACTGCAAAAGAAAGCGCATTCAATCAGCTTCAACAATGGATTATCGACGGAACTTTAAAGCCCGGAGAGAAATTAATCGATAGCGAGCTTGCTCAAGCACTGGGCGTCAGCCGCACACCTATACGTGAATCCCTTCAACTATTAGAGGTTCAGGGATTCGTTAAAATGTACCCAGGGAAAGCTACTCAAGTCACAGAAGTAGAACGAGATTCCATCAATGATTTGCTCCCGCCTCTTGCTGCTATGCAAGCGCTTGCTGCAGAGTTAGCTGCGCCTTCCATTTCTAAAGAAACGATTGAGGAGTTAAGTACTCTCAATCAGGATTTTGCTGAAGCTGTTCGAAGTGAGGACTACTTCACTGCTCTTAAAATCGATGAAGCATTTCATGAAGTCATCGTTGAGGCAGCTGCAAATCCGTATATTATATCGATTACAGCTTCCCTTCAAGTGCACGTCAGACGACTTTTCTTCCATAACTCCATCATCTTGACAGAAAAGTCCATTGATGAACATGAAGAAATTATCGACATGCTGAAACACAATCGAGCTGACCAAGCATCCGCGATTATGCGCGGGAACTGGCTTCGGGCAATTAACGAATTCCAATCTTTAAAGAAATAATCAACGACTTCCTTCAATTCTGAAGGAAGTCGTTTTTGTTCATTGCGGAATATCTAAAAAAAGAATATACTTAATTCACATATATTCAGTTATTTGAATATGTATATATGAGAATAGAGTGAGGTGTTTGGATTGACCACAATGCAACAATTTAAAGCGGATTTTTTCAAAGCACTAGCCCATCCATTACGCATTAGAATTCTGGAAGTGCTCGCTGCTGGTGAAAAAAGTGTTAGTGAAATTCAAAACTCTGTGAATAGCGAAGGTTCTGCAGTTTCACAGCAACTTAGCGTATTGCGGGCAAAAAATATTGTTGTTGGAACCAAAAAAGGCAAAAGCGTCATTTACTCACTGAGAGACCCCTCTCTCGTTCAACTTTTAGATGCAGCACGGGAAATTTTCAATAACCACTTGATCGATACACTAACCATGCTAGAAGAAATGGATGAGCAATCCCCGCCCCCATCCCCGTAAATTAGACAATCGGTATTTGAAATAACCTCTAAAAAATAAGTTCATTATAAAAAGAAGAAGGGGTATTATGAATCGGCTGTTTACAGGAAGATTTTCGAATTATTCTTTCCAAAAGCTTCAAAAAGATATGCTTTCTGGAGTCATTGTTGGAATTATAGCGATTCCACTGGCGATGGCGTTTGCAATTGCGTCCGGAGTGAAGCCTGAATACGGGATTTACACAGCATGTATTGCAGGGATATTAATTTCCCTATTCGGAGGTTCGAAGTATCAAATTGGCGGTCCTACAGGTGCATTTGTTCCAATCCTATTCGGGATCGTCCTCACGTACGGCTATGCAGACTTACTGTTAGCTGGTTTTTTAGCAGGCATCATGCTTGTGTTAATGGGAGTTTTCAAAATCGGTTCGTTCATTAAATTCATACCTAGACCAGTGACCGTCGGATTTACTTCAGGGATCGCCGTACTAATCTTCACAGGGCAAATTGAAAACTTTTTTGGATTAACCGGACTTACAAAACACGAAAAATTTATCGATAATATGCACGAAGTGATGATCCATTTGGATTCAGTAAACGGATACAGTCTTGGAGTCGCTTTAATGAGTTTACTGTTAATTTTGCTAACACCAAAACTTTTGCCCAAAGTTCCCGGTTCCCTTATCGCTCTTATCTTAACAACACTAGCTGCCTCATTTTTCTTGTCTGGAAATGTTGTGACCATCGGCTCCGCATTTGGGAATATCCCAAGCGAACTTCCCCACTTCCAATTCCCAGAAATCACATGGGAACGGATTGAGCGTCTTCTCGTTCCGGCATTCGTGATCGCAGCTCTTGGCGGAATTGAATCGCTATTATCCGCAGTTGTCGCTGATGGAATGACAAATTCAAAACACAACAGCAACCGTGAACTGATTGGTCAGGGTATTGCAAATATCGTCACTCCATTATTTGGAGGCATTCCCGCAACAGGCGCAATCGCGAGAACGGCTACCAATATAAAATCCGGTGCAGCCTCCCCGATGTCAGGAGTCATACACGGTCTGTTTGTTCTGCTGACCCTTGTCCTTTTCGCTCCATACGCATCACTCATTCCATTGGCCAGTA
Proteins encoded in this region:
- a CDS encoding GntR family transcriptional regulator, whose product is MPIPQNHTKPARQTAKESAFNQLQQWIIDGTLKPGEKLIDSELAQALGVSRTPIRESLQLLEVQGFVKMYPGKATQVTEVERDSINDLLPPLAAMQALAAELAAPSISKETIEELSTLNQDFAEAVRSEDYFTALKIDEAFHEVIVEAAANPYIISITASLQVHVRRLFFHNSIILTEKSIDEHEEIIDMLKHNRADQASAIMRGNWLRAINEFQSLKK
- a CDS encoding ArsR/SmtB family transcription factor, with translation MQQFKADFFKALAHPLRIRILEVLAAGEKSVSEIQNSVNSEGSAVSQQLSVLRAKNIVVGTKKGKSVIYSLRDPSLVQLLDAAREIFNNHLIDTLTMLEEMDEQSPPPSP
- a CDS encoding SulP family inorganic anion transporter, which translates into the protein MNRLFTGRFSNYSFQKLQKDMLSGVIVGIIAIPLAMAFAIASGVKPEYGIYTACIAGILISLFGGSKYQIGGPTGAFVPILFGIVLTYGYADLLLAGFLAGIMLVLMGVFKIGSFIKFIPRPVTVGFTSGIAVLIFTGQIENFFGLTGLTKHEKFIDNMHEVMIHLDSVNGYSLGVALMSLLLILLTPKLLPKVPGSLIALILTTLAASFFLSGNVVTIGSAFGNIPSELPHFQFPEITWERIERLLVPAFVIAALGGIESLLSAVVADGMTNSKHNSNRELIGQGIANIVTPLFGGIPATGAIARTATNIKSGAASPMSGVIHGLFVLLTLVLFAPYASLIPLASMAPVLMLVAWNMSERRQFLNVLKMKNGDSLVLAVTFLLTIFVSITTAVIVGLILAVFLFAKRMSNLLVVSKVLPDHTLESEAVQSNIVNASHDCPQISMYTIEGPLFFGAAQVFEQRIMDTLHFESTVLILRMGEVPFIDATGEANLSSIIKHFQKRGGIILISGASETVKKTLQLSSLYERIGNNYFFEHTGEAITYALQIINHKKCIGCSQFAFHECNSLSKGDDCRSHQAYQSCDT